The sequence ATAAACaatgtttgatatttttttcatgACCACATAAAATATATGGAcactaattattattattattatttttaataaaaaggaAATATATGGACACTTTTGATCACCTGAACGACAAGAACTAGTCAAATGCCAcgttataaaattttataaatataaattaataaaatggtTTCCTGTGATATgactgttttttttaatttaataatccaattttttccataaatattcatgtCAAATTAAAAAACTCATCAACCTCAGTAAAATAAAAGgataaaacaataaaacacCAAATAAATATCTCGAATATAAGATATCCATTATATCCTCtccaaaacacaaaaaaaaaacaataaaagttTGAAAATACTAAAATTATATTCTAACACAAAAATTAGTAATCTATTTAAACATCCAGCCCAATGTTAAGATTTAAACTTGAACCTACCTGGCTAACTCAACCCCGATATACTAGCTCAAGAGGACGAGTTATCTTTACAACTCACAAAAACTCTATCCAACTGATATAAGACATATTTCAACACCCATGACACaaccatttattttatttatcgttTTTGGGTACAATTCTTATCACTGTCCTATGAAAAATCCAAAAGTAATCGAGCAAAAATTGGAGGTGTTGGGAACTTGAAACCAGTGGCACAGGGCACTCGTGAGCCCAAGAAAATGGAGTCATTTCCTTTTCTTGAAAAAGCTCAACACAGACATGGCTTCTTTAATTTGTgccatttttcaattttttttccactCCACTTGCCATGCATGCCCCCACCACCCTAGCTCGTCCATCACCAcacaatataaaataatttacataATTACGATTAATTTAATCCATTTACTTTCCGATCATTTAAAATGAGtgctttttcatttttattttttaggttTTCCTTGTGCTTGTCTGACTGTTTGCACAGAGGAAAAGGCCAAAAACTTTACCAATCACCAAGGAAATGGTCACTCTCCAATGCAGACATATTATGGGTCCAACAATGTGGGAGAACTTAATTGAGGCCTTTAAATTGCCGCTcatctttttttatatatatgcttatatatgAAAAGAAAATATGTCTGGATATAAGCATAAATTCTACTCAATTATTTTCCTTTAATTAATATGTTTtatatatgttttgtttttcttgtGCTTTTTATTATCCTTAATTAAAAGatgataatattttatttgatattgatatattatttgatcatGTTTagttttgaattgaagatttgTTTCCATATTATAGCACTTTAtctaaaagaaataaatcactATACTTATTTAAAGCGTGAAAGAGAGAGACAATAGAGCAGAAAATATACATAAATTGAAAGAGAAGAATTTTGAAAAACCAAGCCATCAAATATCACATATTACTGTTGAAGAATTCTCGCCTCTTTTTGGGGTTATTCGACGTGTTGAGAAACACTGACAAACAACACCGTGACCATTGCCTATTGCAGATCTTTctgaccatttttttttttcggctTTGTTTTTTATTCTCACACTTTGGTTTTTCTATATTTGTTTTATAGTTGTTAGGGTGTGGTGTAAATATCTCGATTTGTTTGAGATATTTGATCTTTTCTATTTACAATCTAGGATTGAATTTAGAGTGTTGtttggatttctcaacttgttcagtcaacttgttgagaatctgaattttatatgaattaCTACGATTGCTTTTTGTAAttggtattattttattttagtaattttgTTTTTTCCTTGAGGCATCGCATATGTACAAACACTTGACTTGTGCACAGTCGTGTGTTATCtgttctttaatttattttactttattAATTGTTTTCGCTGCATAATTATATGTGCTCAAGTGTTTTATTCAAACAtattaaattttgattgatgttgtctctgatgttaCCAACAACATCAGTGCATTATCCACTATGTCCTGTATATACCTTTCGATATATAATGACttaattagtatatatatatgttctaACTTAGAAATATATACTTTAGGTTTTCATTTGTTGTTTATAGTTATTGGTCACTTAGCTAGATTGGATTTATTCTCAAGTTAAGCTAGAATattgaatttataatttataattttagaatCTTGTGATATATATTAATGATTAATATTGCATTTAAATGGTACGCAGTATTTCTTGTGAATGAATTTGTAACTATTTATAGTACTACACTAACACTAACACGACTAATTAACATGACTGTTTATATAGCACTACCAAGAAATAAGAAGATGATAATAACATAATTATTGAATCATATGATAATTGACCTAATACAAGATTATTATCAATGGTTCCAAATGAACTCACTTGGTCAAGGCAAAAAAATCACCAACTCTTGAGAAGTATCAAATATGTATGCATACCAAATGTGACATTGGTGAGCCCATTAATttagacaaataaaaataatgaccaaaatttatatttattaatcaCCCATCGAACCCGGTCTGGCTCCACACTGCATCCCTGACCCGGCTAAGGTCCCGACCCTTGAGCGTTCGCCCCACGCCCTCGAACACCGAGTTGGCGGCCACTTTGCGGCTGCGTCTGTACTCACGCGCCAGATATTCATGCGGCGGAACAACCTCCAGATCATTGTCGTCGAAGTCGTCCTCCAACTCGTGCAGCGACTCAACCGAGTCGACCCGATAAATCTTGGACCAATCTGGTACGTTCACTGGTGCTGACGTTGCCACGTGGCGTCCGCCACGTGGTGATTCCATGTCTTGACCCCGGAATTGGTGGACGATCCTCGGCGACGACGAGGTCTTGGAATCATAGAAAGCCAGTGAAAGACCACCGACCTGGCGGTGGTGGTGGTGGGAAACTGGCGGAGGTGGGCGGCGGCTGCTGTTGTATATGCCGAAGGAACTCACGTGGATGTCCGCGGTGGCGCCGGAGTAGTTCCAGTCTCGTCCGGGAGAGTGATCATACCCATCGGCTGTGTTATCCACAAAAGACCAGACTTCGTGTTCTTCCAGCTCCGCCGCGCCGTTATTCAACGTTTCGTGGCCGTTACTTGAGCCAAAACTTGCTAAATACCTCTCGCTGCGACTGCTGGTTAATTTCCGGCCCTTGGCCatgatttattataattaataaactGATTAAAATCTTAAACAACCCGGCTAGCTAGAAGCTAAGGAAACTGATTATtataataacataaatttaGTTTAGTTGTGAAGGTTACCGGAATGGTGACTTTCCGGCTACCCCAAAACAGCGAAATATGTAAGGCTTATGCATGTACTTATACGCCCGTAGGCTGTTAATTGTAATACAGGAGCATCGACTTCTAAGGCTGCGGTTGAAACTAAAACGTTGGCTTGGCCCCACTTGCATTTTGACGTTCATTTGAGTTTCATTTTGTCTGCATTTCTTTCATTTGCGCAATTGAAAAAGGCAAACGCATGTATGGTGAGAATAATTAAGGAGAAGATGAACACGACACTTAGCTTCTAATTTCAAACTCATCACAGATCATTTCATATGCatcaaattaattaatggatttgttattttaaataatgaaatataatTTACTTGCCCTGGTGATCAGATTAGACAGGGACTTTATTGGTCAAGCATAGCATCAATCGCGACTTCCCATGTTTTAATTCaatatatatttctttaattcattaattaataaaaatatgtgCGCGTGGCTCATAAACACTTCGTGCGTACATAGCATAGACTCAACCAGTCAACCGTGCTTTTATGCGTTATTAACTCGTAATACACAACATTTTTTGCGCACTTTACTTGCATTTAGAAAGGAATTATCTTAATTTTAAATGTACTTGAGCTCTGGTaataattatacatatatatatatgtgtgtgtgtgtcgacgtttatgaattttaatttaaaaggtTAAAAAGAAACAGCCTCGATCCTTCTTTTTGACGTAGACAAAACAAGAAACATGTGGGCACCTAGGCCCGTGCCCTAATTATGTGTATGTGAAATTAATAAATACCAATTATAACTGATTTGCAAGCATTCGGGTAAGTAAGATCTTATCTATACAAACATTGTCTCAATGTAGACTCAACTCAAGGGTTGAGAAATGAgatctatcaatacatgtggGTCCTACTATTTTTTCAGTAGACTCCATAAATATTGATAATTCCCTACTCTTGAATATATCATTGAGGTAGTGTCTGTAAAACTATGTTGAAATTatcaatttatccttagttgttGCAATTGTTTAGCAtcggtgttttttttttacggGTAAAaacttttaatattattaatatgaaGTTCTTTAATTACAAAATCTACCAACCAAATCAGAAAAGTTCAATGCTCCCAAATGGTAAGATTTTgggaagaaaaataaaaatgcacAATAGAATGAGCAACCACGTTCACTGATCGACGAACATGCATGGAAAACTCTTACATCTTGAAAACAACTAAACAAAGAAGAAATACCTATTGCAATAGCTCCATTATAACTACGATCATCCTTCAGATAAGTGACTGCTCGCACCGCCAGAAGAAAATCAAAATAATGTTGAAGAAGCACATATCTTCGTTTAGCATCAGTGTTTTGGTTACGTGTATATGAATAATACAAGTGCAACCGGGCTCGGTGCGGGATTTGGATCCAGGTATGCATTGACGGAACCTAACATGGGCCCGCCCATTGGCGGTGGCCCATAAGGTGAAATATCAGAagtacaaaaaataataaataaatttaatggaGGAAGAATATTGTGGACCCACCCACCAGGTCACCACTTACGAGACATGACAGCTAAAAAGAACAAGCCACCTAATTGCTCTACGTCATGGActccaataattaattaaatgacaTCTCATTTTTTTAGTACAAATTACATCAAATATTGAAATTACATTATATTGGCAATACTAAAGAGTGAAATTTGCCCGCACAACTGACGGatacctaaataaattaaaaaatctaCCCGCGGTCAGCGGAAATTGAACCTGAGATCTCGTAGTCTCAAGCCTCAGTCTTGACCGGTCAAGACCTCATTGGCATGACATATATCTCATCTTTTCATAAAACAACAACACTTGTTCGCGAATAATTAAATTGATCTaaaagttttagtttttttccCAGCTGGCTTCAAGAAATGGTTTAAAATAAGAATCTGAATCCTACCTGCTACTGATTCCCATATGAGATAATATTACACCTACTGtttatttatgtatatatgtaaTAAATCGTACGGTTCGTTTGGTATGTGAACCCCATTTTTTTAATGCACGAGGTATTGATTGATCGTTTCATTAATTATTAGTTATTTTTTATGTGATGATCACCTTTTCGATTTATAAACCAAATCACCACTTTTATGATCCcgaattataatatatatatatttattaagcACCGATATTATACAAAATATATTGTTGCTCTGTTATTATTCAGTAATTATGCATGGTTACAGATCATATAAATGTTTGTTGTATATATCCTTGTTGGTACGTACGTATATATTATTtgcatgtgtgtgtgtgcgcgatatttattaatttgagaaagtacta comes from Henckelia pumila isolate YLH828 chromosome 4, ASM3356847v2, whole genome shotgun sequence and encodes:
- the LOC140866724 gene encoding protein S40-5-like; translation: MAKGRKLTSSRSERYLASFGSSNGHETLNNGAAELEEHEVWSFVDNTADGYDHSPGRDWNYSGATADIHVSSFGIYNSSRRPPPPVSHHHHRQVGGLSLAFYDSKTSSSPRIVHQFRGQDMESPRGGRHVATSAPVNVPDWSKIYRVDSVESLHELEDDFDDNDLEVVPPHEYLAREYRRSRKVAANSVFEGVGRTLKGRDLSRVRDAVWSQTGFDG